CGCTGCTACGGTGCCTGAACCGCATGCACGAAGTCATCCCGAACGCGCGGGTCGAGGGCGAGGTGCTGCTCGACAACCAGAATCTCTATAGTCCGGGCGTCGACCCGACCGATACGCGCCGCCGTGTCGGCATGGTGTTCCAGCGAGCGAATCCGTTCCCGACGATGTCCATCTACGACAACGTGATAGCCGGCGTGAAACTGACCGGCAAGGTCCGCGGTCAAGCGGCGTTGCGGGAAGTGGCCGAGACCAGCTTGCAACGGGCGGCGCTATGGGACGAAGTGAAAGATAAACTGCAAGAGTCCGGATTGTCGCTATCCGGCGGTCAGCAGCAGCGTTTGTGCATCGCTCGCGCGCTCGCGGTCGAGCCGGAGGTGCTGCTCATGGACGAGCCGGCGTCTGCGCTGGATCCGATATCGACCACGAAGATCGAAGAGCTGATGCGCGAGCTCAAAGGCGCCTACACGATCATCATCGTCACCCATAACATGCAGCAAGCGGCGCGCGTGTCCGATTTCACCGGCTTCATGCTGGCCGGCGAGTCTGCGACCGGCGAAC
This genomic stretch from Candidatus Tumulicola sp. harbors:
- the pstB gene encoding phosphate ABC transporter ATP-binding protein PstB, which encodes MATTAIQTKSLNAYYGPHLAVRDVNVEFQTGAITALIGPSGCGKTTLLRCLNRMHEVIPNARVEGEVLLDNQNLYSPGVDPTDTRRRVGMVFQRANPFPTMSIYDNVIAGVKLTGKVRGQAALREVAETSLQRAALWDEVKDKLQESGLSLSGGQQQRLCIARALAVEPEVLLMDEPASALDPISTTKIEELMRELKGAYTIIIVTHNMQQAARVSDFTGFMLAGESATGELIEFDVTSKMFTTPTDKRTEDYITGRFG